A genomic window from Variovorax paradoxus includes:
- a CDS encoding NAD-dependent formate dehydrogenase: MAKIVCVLYDDPVTGYPKTYARDDLPHLERYPDGQSLPTPKGIDFKPGTLLGSVSGELGLRKYLESNGHQLVVTSSKDGVDSVLDRELHDAEIVISQPFWPAYMTAERIAKAPKLKMIVTAGIGSDHTDLQAAMDRGITVAEVTYCNSNSVAEHVVMMTLSLVRNYIPSYNWVIKGGWNIADCVARSYDLEGMNIGTVAAGRIGLRVLRLLKPYDVKLHYMDRHRLPEAVEKELGLTHHTSLESLSKVCDVVTLNCPLHPETENMVNAQSLKNFKRGAYLINTARGKLSDRDAIAAALESGQLAGYAGDVWFPQPAPADHPWRTMPHHGMTPHISGTSLSAQARYAAGTREILECYFDKRPIRNEYLIVQGGELAGVGAHSYSAGNATKGAEEAARFAKK, from the coding sequence TTGGCCAAGATTGTTTGTGTGCTCTACGACGACCCCGTCACCGGCTACCCCAAGACCTACGCCCGCGACGACCTGCCGCACCTAGAGCGCTACCCCGACGGACAGTCGCTGCCCACGCCCAAGGGCATCGACTTCAAGCCCGGCACCTTGCTGGGCAGCGTCTCGGGCGAACTGGGCCTGCGCAAGTACCTGGAGTCCAACGGCCACCAGCTGGTGGTGACCTCCAGCAAGGACGGCGTCGACAGCGTGCTCGACCGCGAACTGCATGACGCGGAGATCGTCATCTCGCAGCCCTTCTGGCCCGCCTACATGACGGCCGAGCGCATCGCCAAGGCGCCGAAGCTCAAGATGATCGTGACTGCCGGCATCGGCTCGGACCACACCGACCTGCAGGCCGCCATGGACCGCGGCATCACCGTGGCCGAGGTGACCTACTGCAACAGCAACAGCGTGGCCGAACACGTCGTGATGATGACGCTGAGCCTGGTGCGCAACTACATCCCCTCGTACAACTGGGTGATCAAGGGCGGCTGGAACATCGCCGACTGCGTGGCGCGTTCGTACGACCTCGAAGGCATGAACATCGGTACTGTGGCCGCCGGCCGCATCGGCCTGCGCGTGCTGCGCCTGCTGAAGCCTTACGACGTCAAGCTGCACTACATGGACCGCCACCGCCTGCCGGAGGCCGTGGAGAAAGAGCTCGGCCTGACCCACCACACCAGCCTGGAGAGCCTGTCGAAGGTGTGCGACGTGGTCACGCTGAACTGCCCGCTGCACCCCGAGACCGAGAACATGGTCAATGCGCAGTCGCTGAAGAACTTCAAGCGCGGCGCCTACCTGATCAACACGGCGCGCGGCAAGCTGAGCGACCGCGATGCGATAGCCGCTGCGCTCGAGAGCGGCCAGCTCGCCGGCTATGCAGGCGACGTGTGGTTCCCGCAACCGGCGCCGGCCGACCACCCGTGGCGCACCATGCCGCACCACGGCATGACGCCGCACATCTCAGGCACCAGCCTCTCGGCGCAGGCGCGTTATGCGGCCGGCACGCGAGAGATTCTCGAGTGCTACTTCGACAAGCGGCCGATCCGCAACGAGTACCTGATCGTCCAGGGCGGCGAGCTTGCGGGCGTTGGCGCGCACTCGTACAGCGCCGGCAATGCGACCAAGGGGGCGGAAGAGGCTGCGCGCTTCGCGAAGAAGTAA
- a CDS encoding DUF2325 domain-containing protein — MLNPPFKRLVSGQTAVSETQSPVFRSVAACCDPVGGTDEPAANGRIRLSDLDTNFFCSVIGTCLTTSELRKLMARYGDLQGVSDLDIHHDSVRLATQDAGVAKALQKALDHRHAPVIQRVSKIHATSELREFWEEALRQGEIPGAYWAVLMHRKATPELRSKVFGDVHMLSHLVGAANRADIRRLVALERENTELRERLDRQQARSHELTEERDNAVSKLKHELIHHAASPKGASFPPDEPELAARIRQEESERAASLIAVQTGRRERAEQAAVAAVAEANRLQEELEHLREHAIALGRELAAAEAQLKLNAGEAAPSAYLDSQLQGRRILYVGGRPSSMPAIRDLVHRHGGEFQRHGGRLEDRSGLLASAVSWAEVVVFPVDCIDHESVDSLKRLCVRQQVRYVPLRSAGIGCFAAAFSSPPAESPDAPDLSSGGSICRRNG, encoded by the coding sequence ATGCTCAACCCGCCATTCAAACGTCTCGTGTCGGGCCAGACTGCTGTTTCCGAAACGCAGAGTCCGGTTTTCCGCAGCGTCGCCGCCTGCTGCGATCCTGTCGGGGGTACGGACGAGCCGGCGGCGAACGGCCGCATCAGGCTTTCCGATCTGGACACGAACTTCTTCTGCTCCGTGATCGGCACCTGCCTGACGACATCCGAACTGCGCAAGCTGATGGCCCGATACGGCGATCTGCAAGGCGTGAGCGACCTCGACATCCACCACGACTCGGTGCGGCTTGCCACGCAAGACGCCGGGGTCGCCAAAGCATTGCAGAAAGCACTGGATCATCGGCACGCCCCGGTCATCCAGCGTGTCTCGAAGATCCACGCAACCTCGGAGCTGAGAGAGTTCTGGGAGGAGGCGCTTCGCCAGGGAGAGATCCCCGGAGCCTACTGGGCCGTTCTCATGCATCGCAAGGCCACGCCCGAATTGAGGAGCAAGGTCTTCGGCGACGTTCACATGCTGTCGCACCTGGTGGGCGCTGCGAACCGGGCGGACATCAGGCGCCTGGTCGCGCTCGAACGGGAGAACACCGAACTGCGCGAGCGGCTTGATCGTCAGCAGGCCAGGTCGCACGAACTCACCGAGGAGCGGGACAACGCGGTCTCGAAGTTGAAGCACGAGCTGATTCATCACGCCGCAAGCCCCAAGGGGGCATCGTTTCCGCCGGATGAACCGGAGCTGGCGGCGCGGATCAGGCAGGAAGAGAGCGAGCGGGCCGCATCCCTGATTGCAGTCCAGACCGGGCGGCGCGAGCGCGCCGAGCAAGCCGCGGTGGCGGCTGTTGCCGAGGCGAACCGGCTCCAGGAAGAGCTGGAGCACCTGCGCGAGCATGCGATCGCGTTGGGTCGTGAACTCGCGGCAGCCGAGGCCCAGCTGAAGCTGAATGCCGGCGAAGCCGCGCCCAGCGCCTATCTCGACAGCCAGCTGCAAGGCCGGCGGATTCTCTACGTCGGCGGCCGGCCGAGTTCGATGCCGGCCATCCGCGATCTCGTGCATCGGCACGGCGGTGAGTTCCAGCGCCATGGCGGCAGGCTCGAAGACCGGTCGGGGCTGTTGGCCTCTGCGGTGTCGTGGGCCGAGGTGGTGGTGTTTCCGGTCGACTGCATCGACCACGAGTCGGTGGACAGCCTCAAGCGGCTCTGTGTGCGTCAGCAGGTCCGGTATGTGCCCTTGCGCAGCGCCGGCATCGGATGCTTCGCGGCCGCCTTTTCCAGCCCGCCGGCCGAGAGCCCGGATGCGCCAGACCTGTCGTCGGGCGGGTCGATCTGCCGGCGCAACGGCTGA
- a CDS encoding class I SAM-dependent methyltransferase yields MTDDFYDELAPLYHLIYPDWSESIRLQGDKLSQLIEAEWPGGGAHRKVLDVSCGIGTQTLGLAALGRTVTASDLSANEIERARHEAKLRGLDIAFSVCDMREAHTHHGGGFDVVMSCDNSMPHLQTDADLLTALRQMTACLRPGGGCVVSVRDYAKEERGSNLVKHYGARVENGQRHVLFQVWDFDDGGTGEHYDLGFFFVTEDLATHAVSTRVMRSRYYAISTTRLCELMREAGLQDVRRIDGAFFQPVLVGTRP; encoded by the coding sequence ATGACCGACGATTTCTACGACGAGCTCGCGCCGCTCTATCACCTGATCTATCCGGACTGGAGCGAGAGCATCCGCCTGCAGGGCGACAAGCTCTCGCAACTCATCGAGGCCGAATGGCCCGGTGGTGGCGCGCATCGCAAGGTGCTCGATGTGTCGTGCGGCATCGGCACGCAAACGCTCGGGCTTGCGGCGCTCGGCCGCACGGTGACGGCCTCCGACCTGTCGGCCAACGAGATCGAACGCGCGCGGCATGAAGCGAAACTGCGCGGCCTCGACATCGCTTTCTCGGTGTGCGACATGCGCGAGGCGCACACACATCACGGCGGCGGCTTCGACGTCGTCATGTCCTGCGACAACTCAATGCCGCATCTGCAGACCGACGCCGACCTGCTGACCGCCTTGCGCCAGATGACCGCCTGCCTGCGCCCAGGTGGCGGCTGCGTCGTCAGCGTGCGCGACTATGCGAAGGAAGAGCGCGGCAGCAACCTCGTGAAGCACTACGGCGCGCGCGTGGAGAACGGACAGCGCCATGTGCTGTTCCAGGTCTGGGATTTCGATGACGGGGGCACGGGCGAGCACTACGACCTTGGCTTCTTCTTCGTCACGGAAGACCTCGCCACGCATGCCGTGAGCACGCGCGTGATGCGCTCGCGCTACTACGCCATATCGACGACGCGGCTGTGCGAGCTCATGCGGGAAGCGGGGCTGCAGGACGTTCGGCGCATCGACGGCGCATTCTTCCAGCCAGTGCTGGTGGGCACGCGGCCCTGA
- a CDS encoding sialic acid TRAP transporter substrate-binding protein SiaP — protein MKSLLPWHRAGVLCMALAGAMSAHAQVLQFKWGHIYEPTSIFHQQAELAARKIAEQSDGKIKIEVVPSSKLGQEGDFPLMLANDSVQIAYVGQATLAEGYPPLSLGSYPFAFKDLDHMRKYLASPLLADLMKGYNERSGNRMVASVYYGARQVTSSKPLAKPEDFRDLRLYVPAAAAYQLFATALDAKPVTLPFMSLYSSLKKNEVEAQENPLDIVKSKKLYEVQKYVLLTAHVYDTLGIVIGKAAWARLAPPQQAMVEKVLVETAKWTNVGVIAGELEDEKFLRDKGMTVAPVNRQLFLERIVKRSTPEQAGARPGDYAKLQALAGAN, from the coding sequence ATGAAAAGCTTGTTGCCATGGCACCGCGCCGGTGTTCTTTGCATGGCGCTCGCAGGGGCGATGTCCGCCCATGCGCAGGTGCTGCAGTTCAAGTGGGGGCATATCTACGAGCCCACGAGCATCTTCCACCAGCAGGCCGAGCTGGCGGCGCGCAAGATCGCCGAGCAATCCGACGGCAAGATCAAGATCGAGGTGGTGCCGTCTTCCAAGCTGGGGCAGGAGGGCGACTTTCCGCTGATGCTGGCGAACGACTCGGTGCAGATCGCCTACGTCGGGCAGGCCACGCTGGCCGAGGGCTATCCGCCGCTGAGCCTGGGGAGCTATCCCTTTGCTTTCAAAGACCTCGACCACATGCGCAAGTACCTGGCGAGCCCGCTGCTGGCCGACCTGATGAAGGGCTACAACGAAAGAAGCGGCAACCGCATGGTGGCCTCCGTGTACTACGGCGCGCGCCAGGTCACGTCGTCCAAGCCGCTGGCCAAGCCCGAAGACTTCCGCGACCTGCGCCTGTACGTGCCCGCTGCCGCGGCCTACCAGCTGTTTGCCACCGCGCTCGACGCCAAGCCGGTGACGCTGCCCTTCATGAGCCTCTACAGCTCGCTCAAGAAGAACGAGGTGGAGGCGCAGGAAAACCCGCTGGACATCGTCAAGTCGAAGAAGCTCTACGAAGTGCAGAAGTACGTGCTGCTGACGGCGCACGTCTACGACACGCTGGGCATCGTCATCGGCAAGGCGGCCTGGGCCAGGCTCGCGCCGCCGCAGCAGGCGATGGTGGAGAAGGTGCTCGTGGAAACCGCGAAGTGGACCAACGTCGGCGTGATCGCCGGCGAACTCGAAGACGAGAAATTCCTGCGCGACAAGGGCATGACCGTGGCGCCGGTCAATCGGCAGCTGTTCCTGGAGCGGATCGTCAAGCGCTCGACGCCCGAGCAGGCGGGGGCGCGGCCGGGTGACTACGCAAAGCTGCAGGCGCTGGCAGGGGCGAATTAA
- a CDS encoding DUF3806 domain-containing protein, with the protein MEQKIVSPAKSDLRAIATQLMHASELVSEASGHELTGTRTDLAALQKVIDSKLVEPEATYSLQALGLAFGKVFISTRTDFDWWMVEDEYGRDPALRYKQTTLLLFPKTMISKRIEDGKAVNVTEMFEGLQETVREVLAEHYPDA; encoded by the coding sequence ATGGAACAAAAGATCGTTTCGCCCGCAAAGTCGGACCTTCGGGCCATTGCCACGCAGCTCATGCACGCGTCGGAGCTGGTGTCCGAAGCCAGCGGTCACGAGTTGACCGGTACAAGGACAGACCTTGCCGCGCTGCAGAAGGTCATCGACTCGAAGCTCGTCGAGCCGGAAGCCACCTACTCCCTTCAGGCGCTGGGCCTCGCATTCGGCAAAGTGTTCATCAGCACTCGTACCGATTTCGACTGGTGGATGGTCGAGGACGAATACGGACGAGACCCCGCGCTCCGGTACAAGCAGACGACGCTTCTGCTGTTTCCCAAGACCATGATCTCCAAGCGAATCGAGGACGGCAAGGCAGTCAACGTCACGGAGATGTTCGAGGGGCTGCAGGAGACCGTTCGCGAAGTGCTGGCCGAGCACTACCCGGATGCCTGA
- a CDS encoding LysR family transcriptional regulator produces the protein MFIRQLSYVVALAQEKHFGRAAAACNVSQPALSGAIRGIEQELGVVIVQRGRRFEGFTKDGERVLAWARRVLADCESLRQDARASEDDPVGTLRMGVIPASLPLVPMLTQCCLQQYPRMRHEIYTLSATDTLRKIANFELDLGLSYLDDERLSAFETLPIFRERYVFVAADKSMLEGMTSMSWSDAASFPLCLFTTNLQCRRGMDAAFAAAGVEAVPQVETDSMTALWAHVRRAGLYSILPHSVLCLTESAEQLCAIPMAPQLQRDIGLVLLGQQPRAPLLDAAMRRFRELDLQGWVDGFLPPT, from the coding sequence ATGTTCATTCGACAGTTGAGCTACGTCGTCGCGCTGGCGCAGGAAAAGCATTTCGGCCGCGCGGCCGCCGCGTGCAACGTGTCGCAGCCTGCGCTGTCGGGCGCGATCCGCGGCATCGAGCAGGAGCTGGGCGTTGTCATCGTCCAGCGCGGACGGCGCTTCGAGGGCTTCACCAAGGACGGCGAGCGCGTGCTCGCATGGGCGCGGCGCGTGCTGGCCGATTGCGAGAGCCTGCGCCAGGACGCCCGCGCCAGCGAAGACGACCCTGTCGGCACGCTGAGGATGGGCGTCATCCCCGCCTCCCTGCCGCTGGTGCCGATGCTCACGCAGTGCTGTCTGCAGCAGTACCCGCGCATGCGGCACGAGATCTATACGCTGTCGGCCACAGACACGCTGCGCAAGATCGCCAACTTCGAGCTCGATCTCGGGCTCAGTTACCTCGACGACGAACGGCTGAGCGCCTTCGAGACCCTGCCGATCTTTCGCGAGCGCTACGTGTTCGTCGCGGCCGACAAGTCGATGCTCGAAGGCATGACGTCGATGTCGTGGTCGGACGCGGCGAGCTTTCCGCTCTGCCTCTTCACCACCAACCTGCAGTGCCGTCGCGGCATGGACGCAGCCTTTGCCGCGGCGGGCGTGGAAGCGGTGCCGCAGGTGGAGACGGATTCAATGACCGCGCTGTGGGCGCATGTGCGCCGGGCCGGGCTCTACAGCATCCTGCCGCATAGCGTGCTGTGCCTGACGGAGTCGGCGGAGCAGCTCTGCGCAATACCGATGGCGCCGCAGCTGCAGCGCGACATCGGCCTTGTGCTGCTGGGGCAGCAGCCGCGGGCGCCGCTGCTCGATGCCGCCATGCGCCGTTTTCGCGAACTCGATCTGCAGGGCTGGGTGGACGGTTTTCTGCCGCCCACCTGA
- the trhA gene encoding PAQR family membrane homeostasis protein TrhA, translating to MYPGERLNGYSHLLGLLLALPATALLLAKTLPTGDPARIAGALVFSLSAVALYAASTLFHSTRGRLKRMWERADHCAIYLLIAGTYTPFALVTLQGPWGWLLLATIWGAALFGIWRELMPAKGSGQKKPSLALYIGMGWLGVLAAVPLAARLDGAGLAWLLIGGVLYTAGTVFYRNRQGFRHAHGAWHLFVLAGTASHYVAVGWFVL from the coding sequence ATGTACCCCGGAGAACGACTCAACGGATACAGCCACCTGCTGGGCCTGCTGCTCGCGCTGCCTGCAACGGCGTTGCTGCTCGCCAAGACCTTGCCCACCGGCGACCCCGCGCGCATCGCGGGAGCGCTGGTGTTCTCACTCTCGGCCGTGGCCCTGTATGCGGCCTCCACCCTCTTTCACAGCACGCGCGGGCGCCTCAAGCGCATGTGGGAGCGCGCCGACCACTGCGCCATCTACCTGCTGATCGCCGGCACCTACACGCCCTTTGCGCTGGTCACGTTGCAAGGCCCATGGGGCTGGCTGTTGCTGGCGACGATCTGGGGTGCGGCGCTTTTCGGAATCTGGCGCGAGTTGATGCCGGCCAAGGGCAGCGGACAGAAGAAGCCCTCGCTGGCGCTGTACATCGGGATGGGATGGCTCGGCGTGCTGGCCGCCGTGCCGCTGGCTGCGCGGCTCGACGGCGCGGGGCTGGCATGGCTGCTGATCGGCGGCGTGCTCTACACGGCGGGCACCGTGTTCTATCGCAACAGGCAAGGCTTCCGGCATGCGCACGGAGCCTGGCACCTGTTCGTGCTGGCAGGCACTGCGAGCCACTACGTGGCGGTGGGCTGGTTCGTGCTGTAG
- a CDS encoding bestrophin family protein, translating to MIVRPRPHWLRMLFVWRGSVLLDIAPQLLWTTAFAVMVTVLHGRLFQWKVPLNFVPFSLIGLTLAIFLGFRNGTSYSRYWEARTLWGTLLNETRSLVRQVLTLADAPAEAGTPTLRLIAFVHALRHQLRGTDPSADLARLLPPEDCARLQAARFKPAVLLLMVGEWLRDKRKGGQLDPTLAQAMEIPLGRLTEALGGCERIAGTPIPFTYSVIIHRTIYLYCVLLPFGLVDAIGPMTPVVVAFIAYTFFALEALGAEIEDPFGTSPNDLALDAMSRTIEATLREMLGEPQPAPSAPGPDEYVQT from the coding sequence ATGATCGTCCGACCCCGCCCTCATTGGCTGCGCATGCTCTTCGTGTGGCGCGGCTCGGTCCTGCTGGACATAGCGCCGCAGCTCCTGTGGACCACCGCCTTCGCGGTGATGGTGACGGTGCTTCACGGCCGGCTGTTCCAGTGGAAGGTGCCGCTCAACTTCGTGCCCTTCTCGCTCATCGGCCTGACGCTGGCCATCTTCCTGGGCTTTCGCAACGGCACGAGCTATTCGCGCTACTGGGAGGCGCGCACACTGTGGGGCACGCTGCTCAACGAGACCCGCTCGCTGGTGCGGCAGGTGCTGACGCTGGCCGATGCCCCGGCCGAAGCAGGCACGCCGACCCTTCGCCTCATCGCCTTCGTGCATGCACTGCGCCACCAGTTGCGCGGCACCGATCCCTCGGCGGACCTCGCGCGGCTGCTGCCGCCCGAAGACTGCGCCCGCCTGCAAGCCGCGCGCTTCAAGCCGGCCGTTCTCCTGCTGATGGTCGGCGAATGGCTGCGGGACAAGCGCAAGGGCGGCCAGCTCGACCCGACGCTCGCCCAGGCCATGGAAATTCCGCTGGGCCGCCTGACCGAAGCGCTGGGCGGGTGCGAGCGCATCGCGGGCACGCCGATTCCGTTCACCTACTCGGTCATCATCCACCGCACGATCTACCTGTACTGCGTGCTGCTGCCCTTCGGCCTGGTGGACGCCATCGGCCCGATGACGCCGGTGGTGGTCGCGTTCATCGCCTACACCTTCTTCGCGCTCGAAGCGCTCGGGGCCGAGATCGAAGACCCGTTCGGCACCTCGCCGAACGACCTCGCGCTTGATGCGATGTCCCGCACGATCGAAGCGACCTTGCGCGAGATGCTGGGCGAGCCGCAGCCCGCGCCGTCAGCGCCGGGGCCTGACGAGTACGTGCAAACCTGA
- a CDS encoding glycerophosphodiester phosphodiesterase family protein encodes MTKSVPAPAPRPVRAAIAAIGGCLVIAACGGGNDGGVSFPVLPPAPAPAPAPAPPAPAPLGTLDGSVPLVIGHRGLPGLYPEETKVAYEAAADAGADSLETDLHLTKDCVLVARHNPWLSDNTNIADVATTNTSVAGRKRTVPGVLVNVKYPAIEANGPAQYLSDLTDPSDPKSVLKSLIVDGEDHTNDWSITDFTMDELRQWIRGTTYDARDQRPTDLNGKLPILSFQEVIDIAKAKSASTGRTLTVYPETKNPIWNNAQAIANGCGPAGSHPLEDALLKIMNFNDLNRKDAPIFVQSFEPESLKYLRSAGMKARAVQLVDGNDVNYQTGEMIYVTKDVYTFVDGRPYSWTLAGNPKWFGEMLTPAGLADVKTYADGIGPWKPQVMAHTIVPFVTPNKGLADVNTIKPTSLIADAHKAGLFVHSYTFRNEAKYLAGIYKGDPTAEYLAYFRAGIDGVFSDFANTAFAARKTYLKETGR; translated from the coding sequence ATGACAAAGAGCGTCCCCGCACCCGCGCCCCGGCCGGTTCGCGCCGCCATCGCAGCCATCGGTGGCTGCCTCGTGATAGCCGCCTGTGGTGGCGGCAACGACGGAGGTGTCTCGTTCCCGGTCCTCCCGCCGGCACCGGCGCCCGCACCAGCCCCGGCTCCCCCTGCCCCCGCCCCGCTGGGCACGCTCGACGGCTCCGTGCCCCTGGTCATCGGCCATCGCGGCCTGCCAGGCCTGTACCCCGAAGAAACCAAGGTCGCCTACGAAGCCGCGGCCGATGCCGGTGCCGATTCGCTCGAGACCGACCTGCACCTCACCAAGGACTGCGTGCTCGTCGCGCGCCACAACCCCTGGCTCAGCGACAACACCAACATCGCCGACGTCGCCACGACCAACACCTCCGTCGCGGGCCGCAAGCGCACCGTGCCGGGCGTGCTGGTCAACGTGAAGTACCCGGCCATCGAGGCCAACGGCCCGGCCCAGTACCTGAGCGACCTGACCGATCCGAGCGATCCGAAGTCGGTGCTCAAGTCGCTCATCGTCGATGGCGAGGACCACACCAACGACTGGTCCATCACCGACTTCACGATGGACGAACTGCGCCAGTGGATTCGCGGCACCACCTACGACGCCCGGGACCAGCGCCCCACCGACCTCAACGGCAAGCTGCCGATCCTGAGCTTCCAGGAAGTGATCGATATCGCCAAGGCAAAGAGCGCCTCCACGGGCCGCACGCTCACCGTGTATCCGGAAACCAAGAACCCGATCTGGAACAACGCGCAGGCCATCGCCAACGGCTGCGGCCCGGCGGGCAGCCATCCGCTGGAAGACGCGCTGCTGAAGATCATGAATTTCAACGATCTCAACCGCAAGGACGCGCCGATCTTCGTGCAGAGCTTCGAGCCCGAGAGCCTGAAGTACCTGCGCTCGGCCGGCATGAAGGCTCGCGCCGTGCAACTGGTGGACGGCAACGACGTCAACTACCAGACTGGCGAGATGATCTACGTCACCAAGGACGTCTACACCTTCGTCGACGGCCGCCCCTACAGCTGGACGCTGGCCGGCAACCCCAAGTGGTTCGGCGAAATGCTCACGCCTGCGGGCCTGGCCGACGTGAAGACCTATGCCGACGGCATCGGCCCGTGGAAGCCGCAAGTCATGGCCCACACCATCGTGCCCTTCGTCACGCCCAACAAGGGCCTGGCCGACGTGAACACCATCAAACCCACCAGCCTGATCGCCGATGCGCACAAGGCCGGCCTGTTCGTGCACAGCTATACCTTCCGCAATGAGGCAAAGTACCTGGCCGGGATCTACAAGGGCGACCCGACGGCCGAGTACCTGGCGTACTTCCGCGCCGGCATCGACGGTGTGTTCTCGGACTTCGCGAACACGGCGTTCGCGGCGCGCAAGACCTACCTGAAGGAAACGGGCCGCTGA
- a CDS encoding IlvD/Edd family dehydratase: MSESPFEPDDNTDNSNAGMRKGLTSYGDRGFSLFLRKAFIKGAGYTDAALDRPVVGIANTGSAYNPCHGNAPQLIEAVKRGVMLAGGLPMDFPTISVHESFAAPTSMYLRNLMSMDTEEMVRAQPMDAVVLIGGCDKTVPAQLMGAASAGLPSIQLITGSMLTGSHRGERVGACTDCRRYWGRYRAGEIDAEEAADVNNQLVASVGTCSVMGTASTMACIAEALGMTMPGGASPPAVTADRIRIAEQTGAQAVQIARDRLTIDKVLTPAAFENAMRVLLAIGGSTNGIVHLAAIAGRMGLDIDLLALDRMGRETPVLLDLKPSGQHYMEDFHAAGGMATLLRELKPLLHLDALTVTGRTLGEEIERAGPGFRQDVVRPASQPIYPQGGIAVLWGNLAPGGAIIKQSAADPALMEHEGRAVVFENAEDLVQRIDSDALDVTPQDVLVLKNIGPKGAPGMPEAGYIPIPRKLARAGVKDIVRISDGRMSGTAFGTIVLHVTPESAIGGPLAYVRSGDRIRLSVAKREISLLVTDEELARRAKETTVVEPTAERGYKKLFLQTVMQADKGVDFDFLRAPNTVGKVPR, from the coding sequence ATGTCCGAATCCCCCTTCGAGCCCGACGACAACACCGACAACAGCAACGCGGGCATGCGCAAGGGCCTGACCAGCTACGGCGACCGCGGCTTCTCGCTCTTCCTGCGCAAGGCCTTCATCAAGGGCGCGGGCTATACCGATGCGGCGCTCGACCGCCCCGTGGTCGGCATCGCCAACACCGGCAGCGCCTACAACCCCTGCCACGGCAACGCGCCGCAGCTCATCGAGGCCGTCAAGCGCGGCGTGATGCTCGCGGGCGGCCTGCCGATGGACTTTCCGACCATCTCGGTGCACGAAAGCTTCGCCGCGCCGACCAGCATGTACCTGCGCAACCTGATGTCGATGGACACCGAGGAGATGGTGCGCGCGCAGCCCATGGACGCCGTGGTGCTCATCGGCGGCTGCGACAAGACCGTGCCGGCGCAGCTCATGGGCGCAGCCTCCGCGGGCCTGCCGTCGATCCAGCTCATCACCGGCTCGATGCTCACGGGCAGCCATCGCGGCGAACGCGTGGGCGCCTGCACCGACTGCCGGCGCTACTGGGGCAGGTACCGCGCGGGCGAGATCGACGCCGAGGAAGCCGCAGACGTCAACAACCAGCTGGTCGCGAGCGTGGGCACCTGCTCGGTGATGGGCACGGCCAGCACCATGGCCTGCATTGCCGAGGCGCTGGGCATGACGATGCCGGGCGGCGCCTCGCCACCCGCTGTGACGGCCGACCGCATCCGCATCGCAGAGCAGACCGGCGCGCAAGCCGTGCAGATCGCGCGCGACCGCCTCACCATCGACAAGGTGCTGACCCCCGCCGCCTTCGAGAACGCGATGCGCGTGCTGCTGGCCATCGGCGGCTCGACCAACGGCATCGTGCACCTCGCAGCCATCGCCGGCCGCATGGGCCTGGACATCGACCTGCTCGCGCTCGACCGCATGGGCCGCGAGACGCCGGTGCTGCTCGACCTGAAGCCCTCAGGCCAGCACTACATGGAAGACTTCCACGCCGCTGGTGGCATGGCCACGCTGCTACGCGAACTCAAGCCGCTGCTGCACCTCGATGCGCTCACGGTCACGGGCCGCACGCTGGGCGAAGAAATCGAGCGCGCCGGGCCGGGCTTCAGGCAGGACGTGGTGCGGCCCGCCAGCCAGCCGATCTATCCGCAGGGCGGCATCGCGGTGCTGTGGGGCAACCTGGCGCCGGGCGGCGCGATCATCAAACAATCGGCCGCCGACCCGGCGCTGATGGAGCACGAGGGCCGCGCCGTGGTCTTCGAGAACGCTGAAGACCTGGTGCAGCGCATCGACAGCGACGCGCTCGACGTCACGCCGCAAGACGTGCTGGTGCTCAAGAACATCGGGCCCAAGGGCGCGCCGGGCATGCCCGAGGCGGGCTACATTCCGATTCCACGCAAGCTCGCGCGTGCCGGCGTGAAAGACATCGTGCGCATCTCCGACGGTCGCATGAGCGGCACGGCTTTCGGCACCATCGTGCTGCACGTGACGCCCGAGTCGGCCATCGGCGGGCCTCTGGCGTATGTGCGCAGCGGCGACCGCATCAGGCTCAGCGTGGCCAAGCGCGAGATCTCACTGCTGGTGACGGACGAAGAACTGGCGCGCCGCGCGAAGGAAACGACGGTGGTCGAACCCACCGCCGAGCGCGGCTACAAGAAGCTGTTCCTGCAGACCGTGATGCAGGCCGACAAGGGCGTGGACTTCGACTTTCTCCGGGCGCCGAACACCGTGGGCAAGGTGCCACGATAA